A single region of the Tigriopus californicus strain San Diego chromosome 8, Tcal_SD_v2.1, whole genome shotgun sequence genome encodes:
- the LOC131885631 gene encoding ankyrin repeat domain-containing protein 29-like, protein MSKKTESPLDFELHNACRVGDPVWVQRVLDSGRVHVDCQHDEDQLTPLMVAIMCRRRDCIQVLIAEGADPNVAKENGLTAIMLASQIGLEDVVRDLVRLGANVDATNQEGGTALMCAAQWGWLHIVEALIEAKCNIHQAMKDGTTALFLAAQAGHDKILSLLITECLKRNRDLGIFIGAPRQDGSSPLFIACQLGHVESVRILLENGAEVDQSRLDDATPLFKACHKGHLQIVQELLKYQAKVGMLPNGESCLHAAALSGSSALIEFLLAYNDDQVDPNLSNSEGRTPMDLAIQAGNFAIVELLKKHTNTSLSATCSSSSSSTSSLSPSMSCLKRSSNSTLEDGTTEKSTPKQHVRFDLQKIDQDGTRVDHHLGSVVRVHCRMVSSDDLRRQSQSPVRFVWKNSPLRQARSQEPASVEINSADCCSAVLTH, encoded by the exons ATGTCAAAGAAG ACCGAATCTCCGTTGGATTTCGAGCTGCACAATGCGTGCAGGGTTGGAGACCCCGTATGGGTTCAGCGTGTTTTGGACAGTGGTCGAGTTCATGTGGATTGTCAACACGACGAG GATCAATTGACTCCATTGATGGTGGCCATTATGTGTCGAAGGCGGGATTGTATCCAGGTCTTAATCGCCGAAGGTGCCGATCCAAACGTGGCCAAAGAG AATGGTCTAACGGCCATAATGCTTGCTTCTCAAATTGGCTTGGAGGACGTTGTTCGGGATCTCGTTCGTTTGGGCGCCAACGTGGATGCTACTAATCAG GAAGGAGGCACGGCTCTGATGTGTGCCGCACAATGGGGCTGGCTTCATATTGTAGAGGCCTTAATTGAAGCCAAATGCAACATCCACCAAGCCATGAAG GATGGCACGACAGCGCTATTTCTCGCTGCTCAAGCCGGTCATGACAAGATCTTGTCATTGTTGATAACGGAATGCCTAAAGAGGAACCGAGACTTGGGCATCTTCATTGGAGCACCCCGTCAAGATGGATCCTCGCCTTTATTCATCGCATGTCAATTGGGACACGTTGAGAGTGTCAGGATCCTGTTGGAGAACGGGGCCGAAGTGGATCAAAGTCGATTG GACGACGCGACACCTCTTTTCAAAGCCTGTCACAAGGGCCACCTCCAAATCGTCCAAGAGCTCCTCAAGTACCAAGCAAAAGTCGGAATGTTACCA AATGGAGAGAGCTGCCTTCATGCCGCGGCCTTGTCAGGCAGCTCGGCCTTAATCGAATTTCTTCTCGCTTACAACGACGACCAAGTGGATCCGAATCTCTCCAACTCAGAGGGTCGGACCCCAATGGATCTTGCAATCCAAGCCGGAAATTTCGCCATTGTCGAgctcttaaagaaacataccAACACCAGCCTCAGTGCCAcgtgttcctcctcctcttcttccacttcCTCTTTGTCCCCTTCAATGTCATGCCTCAAAAGATCATCCAACAGCACGTTGGAAGATGGGACAACGGAGAAGTCGACACCCAAGCAACACGTGCGATTTGATCTTCAGAAGATCGATCAAGATGGCACCCGAGTCGACCATCATCTGGGTTCAGTGGTTCGGGTTCATTGTCGGATGGTCTCGAGCGATGATTTACGACGTCAAAGCCAATCTCCCGTTCGATTTGTGTGGAAAAACTCGCCCTTACGTCAAGCCAGAAGTCAGGAACCGGCTTCGGTTGAGATTAACTCGGCGGATTGTTGTAGCGCAGTGCTCACCCATTAG
- the LOC131885632 gene encoding galactoside alpha-(1,2)-fucosyltransferase 1-like, translated as MMKTLKFKPDLTQRAAQIIDHVVAQMGRPKKEITFIGVHNRRTDHLEYFERYFKKKPLKPSYFHDAMDIFRDEYDHPAFIFVSDDMEWARAKIKNKLGDVFFVGTGNPDSEVDIGTDLALLASCNATILSRGTFSIWAAILSGGEYYTEFGTIVPEHKIHPDLDFYHQDFKFK; from the coding sequence ATGatgaaaaccttgaaattcAAACCCGATCTCACACAACGAGCAGCCCAGATCATCGACCACGTAGTGGCCCAAATGGGTCGTCCCAAGAAAGAGATCACATTCATCGGGGTCCACAACCGTCGCACCGATCATCTCGAATACTTTGAGAGGTATTTCAAGAAGAAGCCTCTCAAACCCAGTTACTTCCATGATGCCATGGACATATTTCGAGATGAATATGATCATCCagccttcatttttgtttctgaCGACATGGAGTGGGCTCGAGCCAAGATCAAGAACAAACTCGGAGATGTCTTTTTCGTTGGGACTGGCAACCCTGATTCTGAGGTGGACATTGGCACCGATTTGGCACTCTTAGCTTCATGCAATGCCACAATCCTCTCTCGTGGAACGTTTTCTATTTGGGCAGCGATATTGAGTGGAGGGGAATACTATACGGAATTTGGAACCATCGTTCCCGAGCATAAGATCCATCCGGACTTGGATTTTTATCATCAggatttcaagttcaaataa